Proteins encoded within one genomic window of Mesobacillus subterraneus:
- the polA gene encoding DNA polymerase I, which translates to MSKKLVLIDGNSIAYRAFFALPLLNNEKGIHTNAVYGFTMMLMKILEDEKPTHILVAFDAGKTTFRHKTFSEYKGGRQKTPPELSEQFPFIRELLTAYGIPQYELENYEADDIIGTLSLLAEKEDFETKVISGDKDLTQLSSDKTTVNITRKGITDIEEYTPEHIKEKYGLSAEQIIDMKGLMGDASDNIPGVPGVGEKTAIKLLKEYGTLENLLESIDQVSGKKLKEKLEEFKDQAVMSKELATITREAPVGLELSELEYEGAENEKLVKMFKELGFNSLLDKLGAVAETEDVELEDIEFKQLDKIDQDIFAQDNGFYVEVLEDNYHYADIIGFAVVNENGSFYLPVEIALESEEFKKWAEDETSKKTVYDAKRSEVSLRHHGIHLKGADFDVSLASYIINPSESPDDLAAIARQHGFMSVQADEAVYGKGAKRKIPEISILGEHLVRKADVLVALKEKLEQELWDNDQHDLFSSLEMPLSLVLADMEYQGVKLDMNRLDKMGEEIKGRLTDIETRIFELAGEQFNINSPKQLGVILFEKLGLPAVKKTKTGYSTSADVLEKLAAKHKIIEEILNYRQLGKLQSTYIEGLQKVVNKETEKVHTRFNQALTATGRLSSTDPNLQNIPIRLEEGRKIRQAFVPSEKGWVIFAADYSQIELRVLAHIAGDEKLIDAFKNDLDIHTKTAMEVFNVGKDEVTSNMRRHAKAVNFGIVYGISDYGLSQSLNITRKEAGEFIERYLESYPGVKEYMDEIVNDAKAKGYVQTLLHRRRYIPEITSRNFNLRSFAERTAMNTPIQGSAADIIKKAMIDMAERLREEGVKTRLLLQVHDELIFEAPEDEIELLKKIVPEVMENAIELMVPLKVDFSYGPTWYDAK; encoded by the coding sequence ATGTCTAAAAAGCTTGTATTGATAGATGGAAACAGCATTGCATACCGTGCCTTTTTTGCATTGCCGCTATTGAATAATGAAAAAGGGATACATACGAATGCAGTTTATGGTTTCACGATGATGCTGATGAAAATTCTCGAGGATGAAAAGCCTACCCATATTCTTGTTGCGTTCGATGCCGGGAAAACGACGTTCAGGCATAAAACCTTCAGCGAGTACAAGGGTGGCAGGCAAAAAACGCCGCCAGAGCTTTCTGAGCAGTTTCCGTTTATCCGTGAATTGCTGACAGCTTACGGCATCCCGCAATATGAGCTGGAGAACTATGAAGCCGATGACATTATCGGTACATTAAGCTTGCTGGCTGAAAAAGAAGACTTCGAAACAAAAGTCATTTCAGGGGATAAGGACTTAACCCAGTTGAGCTCTGACAAAACGACGGTCAATATTACTAGAAAAGGAATCACCGATATTGAAGAATATACTCCTGAGCATATCAAGGAGAAATATGGTCTCTCTGCGGAACAAATCATTGATATGAAAGGTCTCATGGGTGATGCTTCCGATAATATTCCAGGCGTTCCCGGTGTAGGTGAAAAAACAGCGATCAAACTGTTGAAGGAATACGGTACACTTGAAAATCTTCTGGAATCGATCGATCAAGTCAGTGGGAAAAAGCTTAAGGAAAAGCTTGAGGAATTCAAAGATCAGGCTGTGATGAGCAAGGAACTCGCAACCATTACGCGTGAAGCGCCTGTTGGATTAGAGTTGAGTGAGCTTGAGTACGAAGGCGCAGAGAACGAGAAGCTCGTGAAAATGTTCAAGGAACTTGGGTTCAATTCCTTGCTGGACAAGTTGGGAGCAGTTGCGGAAACTGAGGATGTGGAGCTTGAAGACATAGAGTTCAAGCAGCTGGACAAGATTGATCAGGATATTTTTGCACAAGACAATGGCTTTTATGTTGAGGTGCTAGAAGATAACTACCATTATGCAGACATTATCGGTTTTGCGGTTGTAAATGAAAACGGCAGCTTCTATCTGCCGGTGGAGATCGCGTTGGAATCAGAAGAATTCAAGAAATGGGCCGAGGATGAAACAAGCAAAAAGACTGTCTATGATGCGAAACGTTCCGAGGTCTCGTTGCGTCACCACGGCATCCATCTTAAGGGTGCTGACTTCGATGTGTCGCTTGCATCCTATATCATCAATCCTTCCGAGTCACCGGATGACCTGGCAGCTATTGCAAGGCAGCATGGCTTCATGAGCGTGCAGGCTGACGAAGCTGTTTATGGAAAGGGAGCTAAACGGAAAATCCCTGAGATAAGTATTCTTGGAGAACATCTGGTGCGCAAGGCAGATGTGCTTGTGGCATTAAAAGAAAAGCTTGAGCAGGAGCTATGGGACAATGACCAGCATGATCTGTTCAGCAGCCTGGAAATGCCGCTGTCATTGGTGCTTGCGGATATGGAATATCAAGGCGTTAAGCTTGATATGAACCGCCTGGATAAAATGGGCGAAGAAATCAAAGGCCGTCTAACCGATATTGAAACCAGGATTTTTGAACTGGCAGGAGAACAGTTCAATATCAATTCTCCTAAACAATTAGGTGTCATCCTGTTTGAAAAACTGGGATTGCCTGCCGTGAAAAAAACGAAGACAGGTTATTCTACTTCAGCGGACGTCCTTGAGAAACTGGCAGCTAAACATAAGATTATCGAAGAAATCCTTAACTACCGTCAACTGGGAAAACTGCAATCAACCTATATTGAAGGCTTGCAAAAGGTTGTCAATAAAGAGACAGAAAAAGTGCATACAAGATTCAACCAGGCCCTGACAGCGACAGGAAGATTGAGTTCGACGGATCCGAACCTCCAGAACATCCCAATCAGGCTGGAAGAAGGCCGGAAGATCAGACAGGCATTTGTTCCATCCGAAAAAGGCTGGGTCATCTTTGCAGCGGACTATTCGCAAATTGAACTGCGTGTACTTGCACATATTGCTGGAGACGAGAAATTGATCGATGCTTTCAAGAATGATTTGGACATCCATACTAAGACAGCAATGGAAGTGTTCAATGTAGGGAAAGATGAAGTCACCTCTAATATGCGCCGACATGCAAAAGCGGTCAACTTCGGAATTGTATATGGAATCAGTGATTACGGATTATCCCAAAGTCTGAACATTACAAGGAAGGAAGCGGGCGAATTTATTGAACGCTATCTAGAAAGCTATCCTGGTGTCAAAGAGTATATGGATGAAATCGTCAACGATGCAAAAGCGAAGGGCTATGTCCAGACATTATTGCATCGCCGCAGATATATCCCTGAAATCACGTCCCGTAATTTCAATTTAAGAAGCTTTGCGGAACGTACCGCAATGAATACCCCGATCCAGGGAAGTGCCGCAGATATTATCAAGAAGGCAATGATTGATATGGCAGAAAGACTGCGAGAAGAGGGAGTAAAGACAAGGCTGCTGCTTCAAGTACATGATGAATTGATTTTTGAAGCACCTGAAGACGAGATTGAATTATTGAAAAAAATCGTTCCGGAAGTCATGGAAAATGCCATTGAATTGATGGTGCCATTAAAGGTGGACTTCTCATATGGTCCGACTTGGTATGACGCAAAGTAG
- the ytaF gene encoding sporulation membrane protein YtaF produces MAQTISLLLLAFAVSLDSFSVGLTYGLRKMKIPIKSISVIAVCSAVVLMAAMMIGHFLESFFSPGMAETLGGTVLIVLGGWVLFQFFREDKTELLCHEKIILNLEIKSLGIVINILRKPMTADFDRSGTINGIEAVMLGLALSLDAFGAGVGAAFLGFSPGYLALTVACMSSLFVYAGMRLGSYFSESGWMQRFSFVPGILLIIIGLMKI; encoded by the coding sequence ATGGCACAAACAATCTCCCTGCTTTTACTTGCATTCGCTGTCAGCCTTGACAGTTTCAGTGTAGGGTTAACGTATGGATTGCGGAAAATGAAGATCCCAATTAAATCGATTTCTGTAATAGCCGTTTGTTCGGCTGTCGTACTGATGGCAGCCATGATGATCGGGCATTTTCTCGAGAGCTTTTTTTCACCAGGAATGGCAGAAACGCTTGGTGGGACTGTCTTGATCGTTTTAGGTGGATGGGTACTATTTCAATTTTTCCGCGAAGACAAAACAGAATTGCTCTGTCACGAAAAAATCATTCTTAATCTTGAAATCAAATCACTTGGTATCGTCATCAATATCTTGAGAAAGCCAATGACAGCGGATTTTGACCGATCGGGTACAATCAATGGTATTGAAGCAGTCATGCTTGGGCTTGCCCTGTCACTTGATGCATTTGGTGCAGGGGTAGGGGCGGCATTTTTAGGATTCTCTCCAGGATATCTAGCTTTGACAGTCGCCTGCATGAGTTCATTATTTGTTTATGCAGGTATGAGATTGGGAAGTTATTTTTCGGAGAGCGGATGGATGCAAAGATTTTCTTTTGTACCGGGAATATTATTGATCATAATAGGTCTGATGAAAATTTAA
- the pnpS gene encoding two-component system histidine kinase PnpS translates to MTKYRTRLLFALITLIIIVLLGLGLLLGQLFKNYYINSFNERLKIEMILLTSNIEQNGGLASLDTEEISRMSGGLLNARITIVDLEGDIHYDTGELSSTKINRHREIIEGIVDETPRDRSDLEVGGGFDLHYYWNPLIRDGEKEGYVFLTTKIDELQKAYRQIWWILTISLGMALMLIILLGTRITNRYTKPIESATNVAIELAKGNYRTRTYEDHIDETGMLSSSINILARNLQELMKLKESQQDRLTTLIENMGSGLILIDSRGFINLINKPYKEIFNVEASEYLYKLYYEVIDHEEITHMVEEIFMTEQKVRKQVVLPLEIERRHFEVYGVPIIGTNNVWKGILLVFHDITELKKLEQMRKDFVANVSHELKTPITSIKGFSETLLDGAMHDKATLEAFLEIILKESDRLQVLIQELLDLSKIEQHGFRLTNGIVDLVKETNEVIEILKGKAAQKDIMLNLSQYTEEAVIEGDPDRLKQVLINLVSNAITYTPNGGSVEISLTDQGNFVSVVVQDSGIGIEKSEIPRIFERFYRVDKARSRNSGGTGLGLAIVKHIIEAHKGHIEVDSRIGEGTTFTIKLFKKLPQ, encoded by the coding sequence ATGACAAAGTACCGGACTCGTCTCTTATTCGCCCTCATTACTCTGATCATCATCGTTTTGTTGGGCTTGGGCCTGCTTTTAGGGCAATTATTCAAAAATTATTATATTAATTCTTTCAACGAGCGGCTGAAGATTGAAATGATTCTTTTAACCTCCAATATTGAGCAAAATGGAGGGCTCGCATCTCTGGATACTGAAGAAATTTCACGGATGAGCGGCGGCCTGCTTAACGCAAGGATCACCATCGTTGATCTTGAGGGTGATATCCATTATGACACAGGTGAACTATCGAGTACTAAAATCAACAGGCACAGGGAAATTATTGAAGGTATTGTTGACGAAACTCCTAGAGACAGGAGTGACCTGGAAGTTGGTGGAGGTTTTGACCTGCATTATTATTGGAACCCATTGATTCGTGATGGTGAAAAGGAAGGCTATGTTTTTTTAACAACAAAGATTGATGAGCTTCAGAAGGCTTATCGTCAAATCTGGTGGATTCTCACCATTAGTCTGGGCATGGCATTAATGCTCATTATCCTTCTTGGTACTAGGATCACCAATCGCTATACAAAACCAATTGAGTCTGCAACAAACGTAGCCATTGAACTGGCTAAAGGAAACTATCGGACCAGGACATACGAGGATCATATTGATGAAACAGGCATGCTAAGTTCGTCAATCAATATCCTTGCCAGGAATCTTCAGGAACTGATGAAGCTGAAAGAATCCCAGCAAGATAGATTGACCACACTGATTGAGAATATGGGCAGCGGCCTGATTCTGATCGACAGCAGGGGCTTTATAAACCTGATTAATAAGCCTTACAAGGAAATTTTTAATGTGGAGGCTTCTGAATACCTTTATAAACTTTACTATGAAGTAATTGACCACGAGGAAATTACCCATATGGTTGAAGAGATTTTCATGACAGAACAAAAAGTACGCAAGCAAGTTGTTTTGCCATTGGAAATCGAGCGACGCCATTTCGAAGTTTATGGAGTGCCGATTATAGGGACTAACAATGTCTGGAAGGGAATCCTTCTCGTTTTCCATGATATTACCGAACTGAAGAAACTGGAACAGATGAGAAAGGACTTTGTGGCAAATGTTTCCCATGAACTTAAGACACCGATTACCTCTATAAAAGGTTTTTCTGAAACGCTGCTGGATGGTGCCATGCATGATAAGGCAACACTTGAAGCATTTCTGGAAATCATTTTAAAGGAAAGTGACCGTCTTCAGGTATTGATCCAGGAATTGCTGGACCTTTCAAAGATAGAGCAGCATGGTTTCCGGCTTACTAATGGAATTGTTGACCTCGTAAAAGAAACAAATGAAGTCATTGAGATTTTAAAAGGGAAAGCAGCACAAAAGGATATTATGCTGAATCTGAGTCAATACACCGAGGAGGCAGTTATTGAAGGTGATCCAGACAGGCTTAAGCAGGTACTGATCAACCTTGTCAGCAATGCAATTACCTACACTCCAAATGGAGGCAGTGTAGAGATTTCGTTAACTGACCAGGGAAATTTTGTTTCGGTTGTGGTCCAGGATTCCGGTATAGGAATCGAGAAGAGTGAAATACCGAGGATTTTCGAACGATTTTACCGGGTGGACAAGGCAAGGAGCCGGAACTCCGGCGGAACAGGTTTAGGCCTGGCCATCGTCAAACACATTATTGAAGCACATAAGGGACATATCGAAGTCGACAGCCGGATAGGAGAAGGGACAACCTTTACGATCAAGCTTTTTAAAAAGCTGCCTCAATAG
- the coaE gene encoding dephospho-CoA kinase (Dephospho-CoA kinase (CoaE) performs the final step in coenzyme A biosynthesis.), protein MSLVIGLTGGIASGKSTISAMFTDMGITVVDADIEARLAVEPGETAYIEIVSHFGTGILEENGAINRAKLGEIIFNNEEKRMLLNSIVHPAVRERMALKRAKAEEANEKAVVLDIPLLFESKLTGLVEKIIVVYVDEQTQLERLMKRNRFSEEEATSRIKSQMPLKDKVSLADAVIDNSGSIEQSKQQLLDILNNWEILRAE, encoded by the coding sequence ATGTCATTAGTTATCGGATTGACAGGAGGTATAGCAAGCGGGAAAAGCACGATATCAGCCATGTTCACTGACATGGGCATCACGGTGGTCGATGCAGATATTGAAGCCAGGCTTGCTGTTGAACCAGGAGAAACAGCATACATTGAAATTGTCAGCCATTTTGGCACTGGAATTTTAGAAGAGAACGGTGCGATAAATCGCGCTAAGTTGGGCGAAATCATTTTTAACAACGAAGAAAAGCGCATGCTGCTTAATTCGATTGTCCATCCGGCCGTAAGAGAGCGGATGGCCCTAAAGAGAGCGAAAGCAGAAGAGGCAAATGAAAAAGCAGTCGTGCTGGACATTCCACTACTCTTCGAAAGCAAGCTGACAGGACTCGTCGAAAAAATCATCGTCGTATATGTTGATGAGCAAACGCAGTTAGAAAGACTGATGAAGCGAAACAGGTTCTCGGAAGAAGAAGCAACTTCCAGGATTAAATCACAAATGCCGCTGAAGGATAAAGTCAGTCTGGCGGACGCAGTCATTGATAACAGCGGCAGCATCGAACAATCGAAGCAGCAGTTGTTGGATATATTGAATAATTGGGAAATCCTAAGAGCCGAGTAG
- the speD gene encoding adenosylmethionine decarboxylase — METMGRHVISELWGCDFEKLNDMDFIEQTFVGAALKSGAEIREVAFHKFAPQGVSGVVIISESHLTIHSFPEHGYASIDVYTCGDLDPNIAADYIAEALGAQTRENIEIPRGMGPVHVKQAQAKAL; from the coding sequence ATGGAAACAATGGGTCGTCATGTAATTTCTGAACTTTGGGGTTGCGATTTTGAAAAATTGAATGATATGGATTTTATTGAACAAACTTTTGTTGGAGCAGCTTTGAAATCGGGTGCTGAAATCCGCGAGGTGGCATTCCACAAATTTGCGCCACAAGGCGTTAGCGGAGTTGTCATTATTTCTGAATCTCATTTAACAATTCATAGCTTCCCGGAACACGGATACGCTAGCATAGATGTTTACACTTGCGGTGATCTGGATCCTAATATTGCAGCTGACTATATTGCAGAAGCACTTGGTGCTCAAACTCGTGAGAACATCGAAATTCCACGCGGCATGGGTCCTGTGCATGTGAAGCAAGCACAAGCTAAAGCACTATAA
- a CDS encoding MaoC/PaaZ C-terminal domain-containing protein, with translation MLLGRKRKLGRKIEEITVGEKLTLTEKIEDKDLLLYLGLTNDANPLYIQHDYASQTPYEKPIVPAIMLNGIITSAVSKYLPGPGSHILKQEIEYVKPVYHYGTVQFFFEVTEVIRSKHHVEISVIGKNEEDETVVKGLLLVCPPYSVQRMEGKALENF, from the coding sequence ATGCTTCTTGGAAGAAAACGTAAGCTTGGCAGGAAAATAGAAGAAATCACAGTCGGAGAAAAATTAACTTTAACAGAAAAAATTGAAGATAAAGATCTTCTTTTATATTTGGGATTGACGAACGATGCCAATCCTTTATACATCCAGCATGATTACGCGTCACAGACACCTTATGAAAAACCGATTGTTCCGGCAATCATGTTGAATGGAATCATCACTTCGGCTGTTTCAAAATATCTCCCAGGACCAGGGAGCCATATTCTGAAACAGGAAATTGAGTATGTGAAGCCTGTTTACCATTACGGTACAGTACAATTCTTTTTTGAAGTAACCGAAGTGATCAGAAGTAAGCATCATGTTGAAATTTCGGTAATAGGAAAAAATGAAGAAGATGAGACAGTTGTAAAGGGGCTTCTGCTCGTCTGCCCTCCATATTCAGTTCAGCGTATGGAAGGAAAAGCATTAGAAAACTTTTAA
- the mdh gene encoding malate dehydrogenase, with translation MSLKRKKISVIGGGFTGATTAFMLAQKELGDVVLVDIPQMENPTKGKALDMLEASPVQGFDANITGTSSYEDTKDSDIVVVTAGIARKPGMSRDDLVQTNQKIMKSVAQEIAKHSPDSFIVVLTNPVDAMTYTIFKESGFPKNRVIGQSGVLDTARFRTFVAQELNLSVKDITGFVLGGHGDDMVPLVRYSYAGGIPLETLIPKERLEAIVERTRKGGGEIVNLLGNGSAYYAPAASLVEMCEAILKDQRRVLPSIAYLEGEYGYEGIYLGVPTILGAGGIEKVIELELTAEEKAALDKSAEAVRNVMAVLA, from the coding sequence ATGTCATTGAAACGCAAAAAGATTTCAGTCATTGGTGGAGGATTCACAGGAGCAACAACAGCATTCATGCTAGCACAGAAGGAACTTGGGGATGTAGTATTAGTCGATATCCCGCAAATGGAAAACCCTACAAAGGGTAAAGCGCTTGATATGCTTGAAGCGAGCCCAGTCCAAGGTTTTGACGCGAACATTACCGGTACTTCCAGCTATGAAGATACGAAAGACTCAGATATCGTTGTTGTAACAGCTGGTATTGCGCGCAAACCTGGCATGAGCCGTGATGACCTTGTCCAGACGAACCAAAAAATCATGAAAAGTGTAGCCCAGGAAATCGCCAAGCATTCTCCTGATAGTTTCATTGTTGTATTGACTAATCCAGTTGATGCGATGACTTATACTATTTTCAAAGAGTCAGGCTTTCCAAAAAATCGCGTAATCGGCCAATCGGGCGTACTGGATACTGCTCGTTTCCGTACATTCGTAGCTCAGGAATTAAACCTGTCTGTAAAAGACATTACTGGTTTCGTTCTTGGAGGCCACGGCGATGACATGGTTCCACTTGTGCGTTATTCATATGCAGGGGGCATTCCTCTTGAAACACTTATTCCAAAAGAACGCCTTGAGGCCATCGTCGAACGCACTCGCAAAGGTGGCGGCGAAATCGTCAACCTCCTTGGGAATGGCAGTGCTTACTATGCGCCGGCAGCTTCCCTGGTTGAAATGTGTGAAGCTATCTTGAAGGACCAGCGGCGCGTATTGCCGTCCATTGCATATCTTGAAGGAGAGTATGGATACGAAGGTATTTACCTTGGAGTTCCAACAATCCTTGGCGCAGGCGGTATTGAGAAAGTGATCGAGCTTGAATTGACTGCAGAAGAAAAAGCAGCACTTGATAAGTCTGCCGAAGCAGTCCGCAACGTTATGGCAGTACTTGCTTAA
- the hflC gene encoding protease modulator HflC, with the protein MADQNVIDINERGGGSWRKYTKLGILLVIIIALLVFIFTNVFIVKQGEYKVVRQFGEVVRIVKEPGLNYKIPFVQSVTTLPKYQMTYDVSQAEINTKDKKRMLIDNYAIWRIEDPKKMISNARTLEGAESRMEEFIYSVVRSELGKLDYDEIINDEKSSRGSLNDRVSEKVNELLSGGNYGVVVTDVRMKRTDLPEENELSVFTRMISERESKAQEYLSMGDAEKNRVIAQTDREVKELLAKASADAETIRGEGEGEAAKVYNQTFSKDPEFYSMFRTLESYKKTINGETVIVLPSNSPYARMLMGYTN; encoded by the coding sequence ATGGCTGATCAAAACGTGATAGATATAAATGAACGCGGCGGTGGATCCTGGAGAAAGTATACCAAACTAGGAATTCTCCTAGTCATCATTATTGCACTGCTTGTCTTTATTTTTACGAATGTATTCATCGTGAAGCAGGGCGAGTATAAAGTGGTTAGGCAATTTGGAGAGGTTGTCAGGATCGTCAAAGAACCGGGCTTGAACTACAAAATTCCATTTGTCCAGAGTGTCACAACACTGCCGAAATACCAGATGACCTATGATGTTTCCCAGGCGGAAATTAACACAAAGGACAAAAAGAGAATGTTGATCGACAATTATGCGATCTGGCGTATTGAAGACCCTAAAAAGATGATTTCCAATGCAAGAACACTAGAAGGTGCGGAATCGAGAATGGAGGAATTCATCTATTCGGTTGTCCGTTCTGAGCTTGGGAAGCTGGACTATGACGAAATTATCAATGATGAAAAGTCTTCCCGTGGTTCATTGAATGACAGGGTGTCTGAAAAAGTCAATGAGCTCCTCTCTGGCGGTAATTATGGAGTCGTTGTGACGGATGTCCGAATGAAGAGGACGGACCTGCCGGAAGAAAATGAATTGTCTGTTTTTACGAGAATGATTTCTGAACGTGAGTCCAAGGCCCAGGAATACCTTTCAATGGGTGATGCAGAGAAAAACAGAGTCATCGCCCAGACGGACAGGGAAGTGAAGGAGCTTCTTGCAAAGGCATCGGCAGACGCTGAAACCATCCGCGGCGAAGGCGAAGGAGAAGCTGCTAAAGTATACAACCAGACGTTTTCCAAGGACCCGGAATTCTATTCAATGTTCCGTACACTGGAATCCTATAAAAAGACAATCAACGGTGAAACCGTCATTGTCCTCCCATCCAATTCTCCGTACGCAAGAATGCTGATGGGCTATACCAATTAA
- the hflK gene encoding FtsH protease activity modulator HflK, translated as MVSLKKIYVTSGIVVLAIILGLSAFTTWYTVDESEQAVILTFGRVEEGISEPGLHFKLPWPIQSVEKLSKETFSLQFGYEEKNGEIQEFPDETKMITGDENIVLADLVVQWKITDPEKYLFNADNPREILYDATSASVRSIIGSSEIDEALTSGKAEIEAEVRDLLSSLIEKYDIGVSVLGVKLQDVELPNQEVRKAFTDVTDARETMNTKINEAKKYRNQKLNEAQGEKDALISRAEGEKAARIERARGDVAVFNKLLVEYKTNPDITRQRLILETLEQVLPGTEIYIMNDEGNTMKYFPIRPLETEKATPKSEQEGSEKNNG; from the coding sequence ATGGTAAGCTTAAAAAAAATCTACGTGACGAGCGGGATTGTTGTCTTGGCCATTATTTTAGGTCTTTCGGCTTTCACAACGTGGTATACGGTCGATGAATCTGAGCAGGCGGTCATCTTGACGTTTGGAAGAGTGGAGGAAGGGATTAGCGAACCTGGCTTGCACTTCAAGCTGCCTTGGCCAATCCAGAGTGTCGAGAAGTTATCGAAAGAAACTTTCAGCCTACAGTTTGGCTATGAGGAAAAGAATGGGGAAATCCAGGAATTTCCTGATGAAACTAAAATGATTACTGGTGATGAAAACATCGTCCTTGCTGACCTGGTTGTTCAATGGAAAATAACTGATCCTGAAAAATATTTATTTAACGCTGATAATCCGAGAGAAATTCTATATGATGCGACTTCAGCGTCTGTAAGAAGTATTATCGGAAGTTCCGAAATTGATGAGGCTCTGACATCAGGGAAGGCAGAAATTGAAGCAGAAGTCCGAGACTTATTGTCTTCTTTGATTGAAAAGTATGATATAGGTGTATCTGTCCTTGGTGTAAAGCTGCAGGATGTTGAATTGCCAAATCAAGAAGTGCGCAAGGCTTTTACCGATGTAACGGATGCGCGTGAAACAATGAACACGAAAATAAATGAGGCAAAGAAATACCGCAACCAGAAGTTAAACGAAGCCCAGGGGGAAAAGGATGCGCTGATTTCAAGAGCGGAAGGGGAAAAAGCCGCGAGGATCGAACGGGCTAGAGGTGACGTGGCAGTCTTCAATAAGCTGCTTGTTGAATACAAAACCAATCCGGACATCACAAGGCAGCGTTTAATATTGGAAACGCTTGAGCAAGTCCTGCCTGGAACAGAGATTTACATCATGAATGATGAAGGCAATACAATGAAGTATTTCCCGATTCGCCCACTTGAAACAGAAAAAGCTACACCTAAGTCAGAGCAGGAAGGCAGTGAGAAAAATAATGGCTGA
- a CDS encoding glyceraldehyde-3-phosphate dehydrogenase, whose translation MKARIAINGFGRIGRMVFRRAILDENLEVVAINASYPAETLAHLIKYDSNHGQFAGEVIPADDHLVVNGKTVKLLSNRNPEELPWKEMKIDIVIEATGKFNSRDKAALHLDAGAKKVILTAPGTNEDITIVMGVNESALNIEEHDIISNASCTTNCLAPVAKVLDDTFGIENGLMTTVHAYTNDQNNIDNPHKDLRRARSCGQSIIPTSTGAAKALSLVLPQLKGKLHGMALRVPTPNVSLVDLVVDLKREVTVDEINDAFYSASKGKLKGVLDITTDPLVSIDFNTNEHSAIIDGLSTMVIGANKVKVLAWYDNEWGYSSRVVDLTKHVAHSMSNSATVKVG comes from the coding sequence ATGAAGGCGAGAATTGCGATTAACGGTTTTGGGAGAATTGGAAGAATGGTGTTCAGAAGAGCCATTCTTGATGAAAATCTAGAGGTTGTAGCGATTAATGCGAGCTACCCAGCTGAAACACTGGCGCATTTAATAAAATATGATTCAAATCATGGACAATTTGCTGGAGAAGTTATCCCAGCTGATGATCACCTGGTTGTTAACGGGAAGACAGTTAAACTATTAAGCAATCGAAATCCTGAGGAACTTCCGTGGAAGGAAATGAAGATTGATATTGTAATAGAAGCTACAGGTAAGTTCAATTCCCGAGACAAGGCTGCACTTCATCTTGATGCTGGTGCAAAGAAGGTCATCTTGACAGCACCTGGTACGAATGAGGATATCACTATCGTTATGGGAGTAAATGAAAGCGCATTAAATATTGAAGAGCATGATATCATTTCAAATGCATCATGCACAACAAACTGCCTTGCACCAGTTGCGAAAGTGCTGGATGACACTTTCGGTATCGAGAATGGTTTGATGACAACTGTTCATGCTTATACAAATGACCAGAATAATATCGATAACCCGCACAAGGATTTGCGCAGGGCACGTTCTTGCGGCCAATCGATCATTCCAACCTCGACTGGGGCAGCAAAGGCACTTTCGCTTGTGCTTCCTCAGCTTAAAGGAAAGCTGCATGGTATGGCGCTAAGGGTACCGACACCGAACGTCTCTCTAGTAGACCTTGTTGTCGACTTGAAGCGTGAGGTTACTGTGGACGAAATCAATGACGCATTCTACTCAGCATCAAAAGGAAAGCTCAAAGGCGTTCTTGATATCACCACAGATCCACTTGTTTCAATCGACTTTAATACGAATGAACATTCTGCGATCATTGATGGCCTGTCTACAATGGTCATCGGTGCGAACAAAGTAAAAGTACTTGCTTGGTATGACAATGAATGGGGTTATTCAAGCAGGGTTGTTGACCTGACAAAGCACGTAGCACACTCAATGTCAAATTCTGCAACCGTAAAGGTAGGATAA